Part of the Planctomycetia bacterium genome is shown below.
GCGCAACAGTGAATAGACCGTCGGTCGAGAGAGCCCCGTGGCTCGTGCGATTGCCGCGACGGGTACCCCTTCCCGATTCAGTCTATAGGCTACCTGGGCCTGCTCATCACTCACTACGAGTCGGCGTCCCTTTTTAGACCCGCCCCATTTCTTGCCGGCGGCACGGGCGACCTCCTGACCGGCAACTACGCGCTCGGCGCGGACCTCGTTTTCGTACGCCGCTACGGAGGCCAACACGTTGGCGATTAAGCGACCCGCAGGTGTGGCCAGGTCGAGACCGTCTTTGATCGAGACCAGACCTACTTTGCGCGCGACCAGCTTGTCGAAGAGGGCGGTGAGGCCGCTGGCGGTCCTTCCGAGACGGTCGAGGCGCCACGCGACGATCTGAGACACTTCGCCGCAGTCGACTTGCGCTTCGAGTTTCTTCCAGCCAGCACGGTCCATCGTGCGGCCGGTCGCCTGGTCGCGGTACCAGCGGACCTCGCTGCTGG
Proteins encoded:
- a CDS encoding recombinase family protein: MPHIAIYLRVSTRKQDTRSQEPDLHRWLAAYAASSEVRWYRDQATGRTMDRAGWKKLEAQVDCGEVSQIVAWRLDRLGRTASGLTALFDKLVARKVGLVSIKDGLDLATPAGRLIANVLASVAAYENEVRAERVVAGQEVARAAGKKWGGSKKGRRLVVSDEQAQVAYRLNREGVPVAAIARATGLSRPTVYSLLRPDSD